A single genomic interval of Bradyrhizobium japonicum USDA 6 harbors:
- a CDS encoding alpha-amylase family glycosyl hydrolase, translated as MAQGGDNWWRDGIFYQIYPRSFQDSDGDGIGDLAGILRRLPYVKSLGVDAIWLSPIFPSPMADFGYDISDYTGIDPLFGTMEDFDALLAAAHDNGLKLILDLVPNHTSSQHPWFVESRSSRDNPKRDWYVWRDPAADGGVPNNWLSEFGGSAWQFDETTGQYYYHAFLAEQPDLNWRNPDVRAAIYDAMRFWLEKGVDGFRVDVIWHLIKDAEFRDNPPNPHYVEGRPPNERILTQYSTDQPEVHDVIAEMRRVTDAYRDRVLIGEIYLPLHRLMAYYGNDLTGAQMPFNFALLSTFWSARSIETIVEDYEEALPKGAWPNWVLGNHDRPRVASRIGPEQARVAAMLLLTLRGTPTLYYGDEIGMHQLAIAPEDVRDPFEKNVPGIGVGRDGCRTPMQWDASPAGGFSGVRPWLPLPEDHIHWNVANLEADSRSILSLYRRLIALRKASPALVAGDYHPIAAQGDLLVYRREAEGTAMIVVLNLGPDPIAVTTSAIRFGSEILLSTFLDREGERLEGVLDLRGNEGVVVMQPHI; from the coding sequence ATGGCTCAAGGCGGCGACAATTGGTGGCGCGACGGCATCTTCTATCAGATCTACCCGCGCTCCTTTCAGGACTCAGACGGTGACGGCATCGGCGATCTCGCCGGCATTCTGCGGCGGCTGCCTTACGTGAAATCGCTCGGCGTCGACGCGATCTGGCTGTCGCCGATCTTTCCCTCGCCGATGGCCGATTTCGGCTACGACATCTCCGACTATACCGGCATCGATCCGCTGTTCGGCACGATGGAGGATTTCGATGCGTTGCTCGCGGCAGCGCATGACAACGGGTTGAAGCTGATCCTCGACCTCGTGCCCAACCACACATCAAGCCAGCACCCCTGGTTCGTCGAGAGCCGGTCCTCGCGCGACAACCCCAAACGCGACTGGTACGTCTGGCGCGATCCGGCCGCCGATGGCGGTGTCCCGAACAACTGGCTGTCCGAATTCGGCGGCAGCGCCTGGCAGTTCGACGAGACGACAGGTCAATATTACTACCACGCCTTCCTTGCCGAGCAGCCGGACCTCAACTGGCGCAATCCGGATGTCCGCGCGGCGATCTACGACGCGATGCGGTTCTGGCTGGAGAAGGGCGTCGACGGCTTCCGCGTCGACGTGATCTGGCACCTGATCAAGGATGCCGAATTCCGCGACAACCCGCCGAACCCGCATTACGTCGAGGGCCGGCCGCCGAACGAGAGGATCCTGACGCAATACTCCACCGACCAGCCGGAGGTGCACGACGTCATCGCCGAGATGCGGCGCGTCACGGATGCGTATCGCGACCGCGTGCTGATCGGCGAGATCTATCTGCCGCTGCACCGGCTGATGGCCTATTACGGCAACGATCTCACCGGCGCGCAGATGCCGTTCAACTTCGCGCTGCTCTCGACGTTCTGGAGCGCGCGCTCGATCGAGACAATCGTCGAGGATTACGAGGAGGCGCTGCCGAAGGGCGCCTGGCCGAACTGGGTGCTCGGCAATCACGACCGTCCGCGCGTCGCAAGCCGCATCGGGCCGGAGCAGGCCCGCGTCGCCGCCATGCTGCTGCTGACGCTGCGCGGTACGCCGACGCTCTATTACGGCGACGAGATCGGCATGCACCAGCTGGCGATCGCACCGGAGGACGTGCGCGATCCCTTCGAGAAGAATGTGCCCGGCATCGGCGTCGGTCGCGACGGCTGCCGTACGCCGATGCAGTGGGATGCGTCGCCGGCCGGCGGCTTCTCCGGCGTCAGGCCCTGGCTGCCGTTGCCGGAGGACCATATCCACTGGAACGTCGCCAATCTCGAAGCCGATTCGCGTTCGATCCTCAGCCTGTACAGGCGGCTGATTGCCTTGCGGAAGGCATCTCCGGCGCTGGTCGCGGGCGACTACCATCCGATAGCCGCGCAAGGCGATCTGCTGGTCTATCGCCGCGAGGCCGAGGGCACCGCGATGATCGTCGTGCTCAATCTCGGGCCCGACCCGATCGCCGTGACCACCAGCGCGATCCGTTTCGGCAGCGAGATCTTGCTGTCGACGTTTCTGGATCGCGAGGGCGAGAGGCTCGAAGGCGTGCTGGACCTGCGCGGCAACGAGGGCGTGGTGGTGATGCAGCCACACATCTAG
- a CDS encoding MBL fold metallo-hydrolase, translating to MTEQNDTQAKAGAIIVPVTLFEQNCTIIWDEPGKRAVVIDPGGDVPKILDAIKQTGVTVEKIWLTHGHIDHVGGAAELRDALKVPIEGPHVADKFLLDNVVESGARFGMTEVRNFEPDRWLDEGDSVSIGGLQFDILHCPGHSPGSVVFFNKDLRFAHVGDVLFAGSVGRTDLPGGSHATLINSIKTKLLPLGDDVGFICGHGAGSSIGQERMTNPFITGEM from the coding sequence ATGACCGAGCAAAATGATACTCAAGCCAAGGCCGGCGCGATCATCGTCCCCGTGACGCTGTTCGAGCAGAACTGCACCATCATCTGGGACGAGCCCGGCAAGAGGGCCGTGGTGATCGACCCCGGCGGGGACGTGCCGAAGATCCTGGACGCGATCAAGCAGACCGGCGTCACCGTGGAGAAGATCTGGCTGACGCACGGCCATATCGACCATGTCGGCGGCGCGGCCGAATTGCGCGATGCGCTGAAGGTGCCGATCGAGGGGCCGCATGTCGCGGATAAATTCCTGCTCGACAACGTGGTCGAGAGCGGCGCGCGCTTCGGCATGACGGAGGTGCGCAATTTCGAGCCCGACCGCTGGCTCGACGAGGGCGACAGCGTGTCGATCGGCGGCCTGCAGTTCGACATTCTGCACTGCCCGGGCCACTCGCCCGGCAGCGTGGTGTTCTTCAACAAGGACCTGCGCTTTGCCCATGTCGGCGACGTGCTGTTCGCCGGCTCGGTCGGGCGCACCGACCTGCCCGGCGGCAGTCACGCCACGCTGATCAATTCGATCAAGACCAAGCTCCTGCCGCTCGGCGACGACGTCGGCTTCATCTGCGGCCACGGCGCCGGCTCGAGCATCGGCCAGGAACGGATGACCAATCCGTTCATCACCGGCGAGATGTGA
- the sthA gene encoding Si-specific NAD(P)(+) transhydrogenase, with the protein MYDYDMVVIGSGPSGRRAAVQCAKLGKAVLVVEKGRRVGGVSVHTGTIPSKTLRETVLNLSGWRERGFYGRSYKVKQDIAASDLMIRLQKTLDHEVEVLEHQFSRNLVRTANGEARLVSPHEVEITSAIGEVKLVSAAFILIACGTRPFRPDYVPFDGTTVLDSDEIIELPKLPRSLAVIGAGVIGVEYATIFSALDVPVTLIEPRPTFLDFIDKELIDEFVHELRDRNVALRLGAKVNSIEKTAQGGIVTHLSDGRHVTTEMLLFAAGRVGATDRLNLEAAGIVVDHRGRISVDPVTLQTSVPHIYAAGDVIGFPSLASTSMEQGRVAACHALGMEPLAPPEFFPYGIYSVPEISTAGLTEEEVRTRGIPYEVGIARFRETSRGHIMGLNSGMMKMIFSTKTRRLLGVHILGEGATELIHIGQAVLNLKGTIDYFIQNTFNYPTLAEAYKIAGLDAWNRMTR; encoded by the coding sequence ATGTACGACTACGACATGGTGGTGATCGGCTCGGGCCCGTCGGGGCGCCGAGCCGCGGTGCAATGTGCCAAGCTCGGCAAGGCCGTGCTGGTGGTGGAGAAGGGCCGGCGGGTCGGCGGCGTCTCGGTCCATACCGGGACGATTCCTTCAAAGACCCTGCGCGAGACCGTGCTCAATCTCTCCGGCTGGCGCGAGCGCGGCTTTTACGGTCGCTCCTACAAGGTGAAGCAGGACATCGCGGCGAGCGACCTGATGATCCGTCTGCAGAAGACGCTCGACCATGAGGTCGAGGTGCTGGAGCATCAGTTCAGTCGCAATCTGGTGCGCACCGCCAATGGCGAGGCGCGGCTGGTCTCACCGCACGAAGTGGAGATCACCAGCGCCATCGGCGAAGTGAAGCTGGTGTCGGCCGCCTTCATCCTGATCGCCTGCGGCACGCGCCCGTTCCGCCCCGACTACGTGCCGTTCGACGGCACCACCGTGCTCGACAGCGACGAAATCATCGAGCTGCCAAAGCTGCCGCGCAGCCTGGCTGTGATCGGCGCCGGCGTAATCGGCGTCGAATACGCCACCATCTTCAGCGCGCTCGACGTGCCGGTGACCCTGATCGAACCGCGGCCGACCTTCCTCGATTTCATCGACAAGGAATTGATCGACGAGTTCGTGCACGAGCTGCGCGACCGCAACGTCGCGCTGCGGCTCGGCGCCAAGGTCAACTCGATCGAGAAGACTGCGCAGGGCGGCATCGTTACGCATTTGTCGGACGGGCGGCACGTCACCACGGAAATGCTGCTGTTCGCGGCCGGCCGCGTCGGCGCGACCGACCGCCTCAACTTGGAGGCCGCCGGCATCGTCGTCGATCATCGCGGCCGCATCTCCGTCGATCCCGTGACCTTGCAGACCAGCGTGCCGCACATCTACGCCGCCGGTGACGTGATCGGCTTTCCGAGCCTTGCTTCCACCTCGATGGAGCAGGGACGCGTCGCCGCCTGCCACGCGCTCGGGATGGAGCCGCTTGCGCCGCCGGAGTTCTTCCCCTACGGCATCTATTCGGTGCCGGAGATATCGACCGCAGGGCTCACCGAGGAAGAGGTGCGCACGCGCGGCATTCCCTACGAGGTCGGCATCGCACGCTTCCGCGAGACCTCCCGCGGCCACATCATGGGGCTGAACAGCGGCATGATGAAGATGATCTTCTCGACCAAGACGCGCCGGCTGCTCGGCGTGCACATCCTCGGCGAAGGCGCCACCGAGCTGATCCATATCGGCCAGGCCGTGCTGAACCTCAAAGGCACCATCGACTATTTCATCCAGAACACGTTCAACTATCCGACGCTGGCGGAGGCGTACAAGATCGCCGGGCTGGATGCGTGGAACAGGATGACGCGGTGA
- a CDS encoding MFS transporter, with protein sequence MHQTVTKQVDSSRRWAVLAIVVAAQFMFGVDAFIVNVAIPTIAVDLHATPAQIESVIAIYLIAYATLVVTGGRLGDIHGTKNVFLAGVLGFTVTSLWCGLAQSGAELIIARLAQGATAALMVPQVLATLHLLFTDEQRSRAFAIYGIVLGLAGAAGFLLGGLLVTIDLAGTGWRSVFFVNVPCGLVIAAAAWRIMPSVPRRAGTRLDINGSMVLFAGLLCLIGPLLFGHDVGWAPWLWVVMASGGAILVAFLKLEHAVARAGGMPLIDLTLLSDAAFLRGLGAAFFFFVANLSFYLVMTLFMQRGLKIPPLAAGMAFIPLALAFVVASRHSGARARHRGTKVLIEGCMLQIAGLAALALVTGYIDAPAPILLALVMIIFGYGQGLVMAPLSGVVLSTVKPVAAGSASGMYGTTAQIGNAAGVAAIGAAFFAVEALQSARAGFFVSLAAFAALITICAAFLAWMRRVSARS encoded by the coding sequence ATGCATCAAACCGTCACAAAACAAGTCGATTCGTCGCGCCGCTGGGCCGTGCTGGCGATCGTCGTCGCTGCTCAATTCATGTTCGGCGTCGACGCCTTCATCGTGAACGTCGCCATCCCGACCATCGCGGTCGATCTGCATGCGACGCCGGCGCAGATCGAATCCGTCATCGCGATCTATCTGATCGCCTACGCCACGCTGGTCGTCACCGGCGGCCGCCTCGGTGACATCCACGGCACGAAGAATGTCTTCCTTGCCGGCGTGCTCGGTTTCACGGTGACCTCGCTGTGGTGCGGGTTGGCGCAATCGGGTGCGGAGCTGATCATCGCACGGCTGGCCCAGGGCGCGACTGCAGCGCTGATGGTGCCGCAGGTGCTGGCGACGCTGCATCTGCTGTTCACCGACGAACAGCGCAGCCGCGCTTTCGCCATCTACGGCATCGTGCTCGGGCTTGCGGGCGCCGCGGGCTTCCTGCTCGGTGGTCTCCTGGTCACGATCGACCTCGCCGGTACCGGCTGGCGCTCGGTGTTCTTCGTCAACGTGCCCTGCGGGCTCGTCATTGCGGCCGCCGCCTGGCGCATCATGCCGTCAGTGCCGCGCCGGGCCGGCACGCGGCTCGATATCAACGGGAGCATGGTGCTGTTCGCGGGGCTGTTGTGCCTGATCGGACCGCTGCTGTTCGGTCACGATGTCGGCTGGGCGCCGTGGCTATGGGTCGTGATGGCGAGCGGCGGCGCGATCCTCGTCGCCTTCTTGAAGCTCGAGCATGCGGTGGCGCGTGCCGGCGGCATGCCGCTGATCGATCTGACGCTGCTGTCCGACGCAGCCTTCCTGCGCGGGCTCGGCGCGGCGTTCTTTTTCTTCGTCGCCAATCTCTCGTTCTATCTCGTCATGACGCTGTTCATGCAGCGCGGGCTGAAGATACCGCCGCTCGCAGCCGGCATGGCCTTCATTCCGCTCGCGCTGGCTTTCGTGGTCGCATCGCGTCACAGCGGCGCGCGGGCGCGCCATCGCGGGACCAAGGTGTTGATCGAAGGCTGCATGTTGCAGATCGCGGGCCTCGCGGCACTCGCGCTGGTCACGGGCTATATCGATGCGCCGGCACCGATCCTGCTCGCACTCGTCATGATCATCTTCGGCTACGGGCAGGGGCTGGTGATGGCGCCGCTATCCGGTGTGGTGCTCTCGACGGTGAAGCCTGTCGCGGCAGGCTCGGCGTCCGGCATGTACGGCACGACGGCGCAGATCGGAAATGCGGCCGGAGTGGCCGCAATCGGCGCGGCATTCTTCGCGGTTGAAGCGTTGCAATCGGCGCGCGCAGGCTTCTTCGTTTCGCTCGCCGCGTTTGCGGCGTTAATCACGATCTGCGCCGCATTTCTGGCGTGGATGCGCCGCGTCTCTGCACGAAGTTGA
- a CDS encoding LLM class flavin-dependent oxidoreductase translates to MARLKFGAFLAPHHPIGEHPMLQFRRDLDLVEQLDALGYDEFWCGEHHSSGWEMIASPEMFLAAAGERTKRIKLGTGVVSLPYHHPFNVAQRMVQLDHMTGGRAIFGSGPGALASDAHTLGIDPMTQRDRQDEAIGVIRRLFNGERVTAKSDWFTMNDAALQILPLQEEMPFVVASQISPSGMTLAGKYGIGIISLGSMTTQGLMSLQQQWQFAEDAAKKHGTKVDRANWRVLLTWHLAETREQARREAGAGLMRWHNEYNVGTLQRPGLTAFASPDEAVDKTAFVDGAASVIGTPDDLVKMIKNVMQVSGGVGAVIGFVHDWANPENTRRSWDLVARYVVPEINGYIDGLRKSQKFVIENRAIFERAGQAVMAKIMENEKAAEALKVTGAGRVAIPAVNAPDLQKEAAKR, encoded by the coding sequence ATGGCGCGCCTGAAGTTCGGAGCCTTCCTTGCCCCGCATCACCCGATCGGGGAGCATCCGATGCTCCAGTTCCGGCGCGATCTCGACCTGGTCGAGCAACTCGACGCGCTCGGTTATGACGAGTTCTGGTGCGGTGAGCATCATTCCTCCGGCTGGGAGATGATCGCCTCGCCCGAGATGTTTCTGGCCGCGGCCGGCGAGCGCACCAAGCGGATCAAGCTCGGCACCGGCGTGGTGTCGCTGCCCTATCATCATCCCTTCAACGTCGCCCAGCGCATGGTGCAGCTCGACCACATGACCGGCGGCCGCGCCATTTTCGGCTCCGGCCCCGGCGCGCTGGCGTCGGACGCGCACACGCTCGGCATCGACCCGATGACGCAGCGCGACCGCCAGGACGAGGCCATCGGCGTGATCCGCCGCCTGTTCAACGGCGAGCGCGTCACCGCGAAGAGCGACTGGTTCACCATGAACGACGCCGCGCTCCAGATCCTGCCCTTGCAGGAGGAGATGCCGTTCGTGGTGGCCTCGCAGATCTCGCCCTCGGGCATGACGCTCGCCGGCAAATACGGCATCGGCATCATCTCGCTGGGCTCGATGACGACGCAGGGGTTGATGTCCCTGCAGCAGCAATGGCAGTTCGCCGAGGACGCCGCCAAGAAGCACGGCACCAAGGTGGATCGGGCGAACTGGCGCGTGCTGCTGACCTGGCACCTCGCCGAGACCCGCGAGCAGGCCCGCCGCGAAGCCGGCGCCGGCCTGATGCGCTGGCACAACGAATATAATGTCGGCACGCTGCAGCGGCCGGGCCTGACCGCATTCGCCTCGCCCGACGAGGCCGTGGACAAGACCGCTTTCGTCGACGGCGCGGCCTCCGTCATCGGCACGCCCGACGACCTCGTCAAGATGATCAAGAACGTGATGCAGGTGTCGGGCGGCGTCGGCGCCGTGATCGGCTTCGTCCACGATTGGGCCAATCCCGAAAATACCCGCCGGAGCTGGGACCTGGTGGCGCGCTACGTCGTGCCGGAGATCAACGGCTATATCGACGGACTGCGCAAGTCGCAAAAGTTCGTGATCGAGAATCGCGCGATCTTCGAACGCGCCGGGCAGGCCGTGATGGCGAAGATCATGGAGAACGAGAAGGCCGCAGAGGCCCTGAAGGTGACCGGCGCCGGCCGCGTCGCCATTCCCGCCGTCAACGCCCCGGATTTGCAGAAGGAAGCGGCGAAGCGGTAG
- a CDS encoding winged helix-turn-helix transcriptional regulator — protein MARANPARTCPVAAFQKMISGKYKLRIVWDLRDGPRRYGEIRSGLLRGAAGSAEITPRVLSRELKALTQSGLIDRKDFGEVPPKVEYRLTRKGKSFVPVVAAIRQWGERNLSETAALAEAAE, from the coding sequence ATGGCAAGGGCAAACCCGGCGCGCACCTGTCCGGTTGCGGCCTTTCAGAAGATGATCAGCGGCAAGTACAAGCTCCGCATCGTCTGGGACCTCAGGGACGGCCCGCGCCGCTATGGCGAGATCAGGAGCGGCCTGTTGCGCGGCGCGGCCGGCAGCGCCGAGATCACCCCGCGCGTGCTCAGCCGCGAATTGAAGGCGCTGACCCAAAGCGGCCTGATCGACCGCAAGGATTTTGGCGAGGTGCCGCCGAAGGTCGAGTATCGCCTGACGCGCAAGGGCAAGAGCTTCGTGCCGGTCGTCGCCGCGATCCGGCAATGGGGCGAGCGCAACCTCAGTGAGACGGCGGCGTTGGCGGAGGCCGCCGAGTAA
- a CDS encoding alpha-amylase family protein, which translates to MIDDLWYKNGVIYCLSVGTYMDANGDGVGDFKGLLRRLDYLHGLGITTIWLMPFQTSPGRDDGYDIADYYSVDARYGTLGDFVEFTHGCKQRGIRVIIDLVVNHTSDQHHWFKEARRDKNSPYRDWYVWSDKKPAGANKGMVFPGVQKSTWTRDKEAGAWFFHRFYDFQPDLNTSNPHVQAEILKIMGFWIQLGVSGFRMDAVPFVIATKGAKVKKPVEQYDMLRAFREFLQWRQGDAIILAEANVRPETDMEYFGRDGDRMHMMFNFHVNQHLFYALASGDSRPLAKALKATRPRPASAQWGLFLRNHDELDLGRLTKAQRDMVFKRFGPDKDMQLYDRGIRRRFAPMVGGDRRRLELAYSLMCTLPGTPVIRYGDEIAMGDDLALPERNCARTPMQWSTEPHGGFTKSNKPACPVIDTGPYGYEHVNVAKQRRDPNSMLNWTERIVRMRKEVPEIGWGDFAIIPTRDPAMFIMRYDWRNNSVLFVHNLDEKPREIAFSAGLPGDAGARLINLLAEDHSHADKRGQHRVVLEPYGYRWYRVGGLDYLLKRSDIETR; encoded by the coding sequence ATGATCGACGATCTCTGGTACAAGAACGGCGTGATCTACTGCCTCTCCGTCGGCACCTATATGGATGCCAACGGCGACGGCGTCGGCGACTTCAAGGGCCTGCTGCGGCGGCTCGACTATTTGCACGGGCTCGGCATCACCACGATCTGGCTGATGCCGTTCCAGACCTCGCCGGGCCGCGACGACGGCTACGACATCGCCGACTATTACAGCGTCGATGCCCGCTACGGCACGCTCGGCGATTTCGTCGAATTCACCCATGGCTGCAAGCAGCGCGGCATCCGCGTCATCATCGACCTCGTCGTCAACCACACCTCCGACCAGCACCACTGGTTCAAGGAGGCGCGACGCGACAAGAATTCGCCCTACCGCGACTGGTACGTCTGGTCGGACAAGAAGCCGGCCGGCGCCAACAAGGGCATGGTGTTTCCCGGCGTGCAAAAATCGACCTGGACGCGCGACAAGGAAGCCGGCGCCTGGTTCTTCCACCGCTTCTACGATTTCCAGCCCGATCTCAACACCTCGAACCCGCATGTGCAGGCCGAGATCCTGAAGATCATGGGCTTCTGGATCCAGCTCGGCGTGTCCGGCTTCCGCATGGACGCCGTTCCGTTCGTGATCGCCACCAAGGGCGCAAAGGTGAAGAAGCCGGTCGAGCAGTACGACATGCTGCGCGCGTTCCGCGAATTCCTGCAATGGCGGCAGGGCGACGCCATCATCCTCGCCGAAGCCAACGTGCGGCCTGAGACGGACATGGAATATTTCGGCCGCGACGGCGACCGCATGCACATGATGTTCAACTTCCACGTCAACCAGCATCTGTTCTATGCGCTGGCATCGGGCGACTCGCGTCCGCTGGCGAAGGCACTGAAGGCGACCAGGCCGCGGCCGGCCAGCGCGCAATGGGGCCTGTTCCTGCGCAATCACGACGAACTCGATCTCGGGCGGCTGACCAAGGCACAGCGCGACATGGTGTTCAAGCGCTTCGGTCCCGACAAGGACATGCAGCTCTACGATCGCGGCATTCGCCGCCGCTTCGCGCCGATGGTCGGCGGCGACCGAAGGCGGCTCGAGCTCGCCTACAGCCTGATGTGCACGCTGCCGGGGACGCCCGTCATCCGCTACGGCGACGAGATCGCGATGGGCGACGATCTCGCGCTCCCCGAGCGCAATTGCGCGCGCACGCCGATGCAATGGTCGACCGAGCCGCATGGCGGCTTCACCAAGAGCAACAAGCCCGCATGCCCGGTCATCGACACGGGCCCCTACGGCTACGAGCACGTCAATGTCGCGAAACAGCGGCGCGATCCCAATTCCATGCTGAACTGGACCGAGCGCATCGTCCGCATGCGCAAGGAGGTGCCCGAGATCGGCTGGGGCGACTTCGCGATCATTCCGACGCGCGATCCCGCCATGTTCATCATGCGCTACGACTGGCGCAACAATTCCGTGCTGTTCGTGCACAATCTGGATGAGAAGCCGCGCGAGATCGCGTTCTCGGCGGGACTGCCCGGTGACGCCGGCGCGCGCCTGATCAACCTGCTCGCGGAGGATCACAGCCACGCCGACAAGCGCGGCCAGCATCGCGTCGTGCTGGAGCCCTATGGCTATCGCTGGTACCGGGTCGGCGGGCTGGATTATCTGTTGAAGCGGAGTGATATCGAGACGCGCTAG
- a CDS encoding ActR/PrrA/RegA family redox response regulator transcription factor yields the protein MNAIAELNEQTDRSLLIVEDDKPFLERLSRAMETRGFAVTSCDTVSDGLAQIGKAAPAFAVVDLRLGDGNGLDVVSALKKKRPEARAIVLTGYGNIATAVTAVKMGAIDYLSKPADADDVVAALLSTSSEKSELPTNPMSADRVRWEHIQRIYEMCNRNVSETARRLNMHRRTLQRILAKRAPR from the coding sequence TTGAACGCCATCGCCGAACTGAACGAACAGACCGACCGCTCGCTTCTCATCGTGGAGGACGACAAGCCGTTCCTGGAGCGGTTGTCGCGCGCGATGGAGACCCGTGGCTTTGCGGTGACGTCGTGTGACACCGTCTCGGATGGCCTTGCGCAGATCGGCAAGGCCGCGCCCGCATTCGCCGTGGTGGATCTGCGGCTCGGCGACGGCAATGGTCTCGACGTCGTCTCCGCGCTGAAGAAGAAGCGCCCCGAAGCCCGCGCCATCGTGCTGACCGGCTATGGCAACATCGCCACCGCCGTGACTGCCGTGAAGATGGGTGCGATCGATTATCTGTCGAAGCCCGCGGATGCCGACGACGTCGTCGCCGCGCTGCTCTCGACCAGCTCGGAGAAATCCGAGTTGCCGACCAACCCGATGTCCGCCGACCGCGTCCGCTGGGAGCACATCCAGCGCATCTACGAGATGTGCAACCGCAACGTTTCGGAAACGGCGCGGCGGCTGAACATGCACCGTCGTACGTTGCAGCGGATTCTGGCCAAGCGCGCGCCGCGGTAA
- a CDS encoding extracellular catalytic domain type 1 short-chain-length polyhydroxyalkanoate depolymerase: MSLAKNLALLRHLPKVDGLRLAEFGRSADVSSPLEEVTGFGDNPGNLRMFAFVPVQLQKPRALVVVLHGCGQTAAAYDLGAGWSTLARHYGFALVMPEQQRVNNGNTCFNWFNPEDTARDGGEARSIREMIAHMAEAHRIDPRRVFITGLSAGGGMTSVMLATYPEVFAAGAIIAGLPYGIASNLREALDGMFHSPERPERELGDFVRRASNHRGPWPKISVWHGSADRTVNPGNASEIVKQWLDLHDLPAVPMAETIVDGYPRQAWWNKDGETLVESYAITDMAHGTPLGLADNDQRYGIEGAFLIEAGISSSYHIAKFFGLTGWIPGAAGKQAGPGASKPAPSPAPHLARSIRAAVAEEPAEPKREAARGFDLGQIITRALTAAGLMK, encoded by the coding sequence GTGTCGCTTGCCAAAAATCTCGCTCTCTTGAGACATCTCCCAAAGGTGGATGGTCTGCGCCTTGCCGAATTCGGCCGGAGCGCGGACGTGTCCAGCCCGTTGGAAGAAGTCACGGGCTTCGGCGACAATCCCGGAAACCTGCGCATGTTCGCGTTCGTGCCGGTGCAGCTCCAGAAGCCGCGCGCGCTCGTCGTCGTGCTGCATGGCTGCGGCCAGACCGCCGCTGCGTACGATCTCGGCGCGGGATGGTCGACGCTCGCGAGGCATTACGGCTTCGCGCTGGTGATGCCCGAGCAGCAGCGCGTCAACAACGGCAACACCTGCTTCAACTGGTTCAATCCGGAAGACACTGCGCGGGACGGCGGCGAGGCGCGGTCGATCCGCGAGATGATCGCGCATATGGCCGAAGCGCACCGCATCGATCCCAGGCGCGTCTTCATCACCGGTCTCTCCGCCGGCGGCGGCATGACGTCGGTGATGCTCGCGACCTATCCGGAAGTTTTTGCGGCCGGTGCGATCATCGCTGGACTTCCCTACGGCATCGCGTCGAATTTGCGCGAGGCGCTCGACGGCATGTTTCATTCGCCGGAGCGGCCGGAGCGCGAACTCGGCGACTTCGTGCGGCGGGCCTCGAACCATCGCGGGCCGTGGCCGAAGATCTCGGTGTGGCACGGCAGCGCCGACCGCACCGTCAATCCGGGCAACGCCAGCGAGATCGTCAAGCAGTGGCTCGATTTGCACGACCTGCCGGCCGTGCCGATGGCGGAGACCATTGTCGATGGCTATCCGCGCCAGGCCTGGTGGAACAAGGACGGCGAAACGCTGGTCGAGTCCTACGCCATCACCGACATGGCCCACGGCACGCCGCTCGGCCTCGCCGACAATGATCAGCGTTACGGCATCGAAGGCGCGTTCCTGATCGAGGCCGGTATTTCCTCGTCGTACCACATCGCAAAATTCTTCGGCCTCACCGGCTGGATTCCGGGCGCGGCCGGGAAGCAGGCCGGGCCCGGGGCGTCGAAGCCGGCGCCTTCACCCGCACCGCATCTCGCCCGCTCGATCCGTGCCGCCGTCGCCGAAGAGCCGGCCGAGCCGAAGCGCGAGGCGGCTCGCGGCTTCGATCTCGGCCAGATCATCACGCGCGCACTCACCGCGGCGGGATTGATGAAGTAG
- a CDS encoding MmcB family DNA repair protein — translation MDSTARNIALVPPPDRRQSETALAIARGTARLLRSLGFTCISELPLPSGRRADLVALNERGEIWIVEIKSSVEDLRADQKWHEYRAHCDRLFFAFTQDLPCEIFPQDTGLIIADAYGAHMQCEAPEHKIAAATRKQMTVRFAMAAALRINRLVDPQGHADFWE, via the coding sequence ATGGACAGCACCGCCCGCAACATCGCCCTGGTTCCGCCGCCCGACCGCCGCCAGTCCGAGACGGCGCTGGCGATCGCGCGCGGCACGGCGCGGCTGCTGCGCTCGCTCGGCTTTACCTGCATCAGCGAACTGCCGCTGCCGTCGGGCCGGCGCGCCGATCTGGTGGCGCTCAACGAGCGCGGCGAGATCTGGATCGTGGAGATCAAATCGTCGGTCGAGGATTTGCGTGCCGACCAGAAATGGCACGAATACCGCGCCCATTGCGACCGGCTGTTCTTCGCCTTCACGCAGGATCTGCCGTGCGAGATCTTCCCGCAAGACACCGGCCTGATCATTGCGGACGCCTATGGCGCGCACATGCAGTGCGAGGCGCCCGAGCACAAGATCGCCGCCGCCACGCGCAAGCAGATGACGGTGCGTTTCGCGATGGCGGCAGCGCTCCGGATCAACCGTCTGGTCGACCCGCAGGGCCACGCGGATTTTTGGGAGTAG